TTCTTCCAGATCTGGGACGGCAAGCGCGCGCTGATCTCGCCGGCCAAATACGCCACCGACAGCTTCAAGCTGCAGCCCTGGATGCAGTGAGCCTTGGCGCTCCTGGAGATCGAAGCCGTCTCGAAGGCCTTCGGCTCGCTGAAGGCCGTCGATGACGTGTCGTTCAGCGTCGGCGCCGGGGAGATCTTCGGCATTGCCGGCCCGAACGGCAGCGGCAAGAGCACGCTGTTCAACATCGTCACCGGCATCCCCTTCGGGCCGGACCGCGGGCGCGTGCGCCTCGACGGCACCGAGATCCAGGCGCGGACCGGCGATGCCATCGCCCGCCTCGGGCTTGCCCGCACCTTCCAGCGCGAGACCAGCTTCGACGGCCTCACCGTGTTCGAGAACGCTCTCATCGGCGCCGGCTTCGGCAAGCCCGGCCGGCCGGCCCGCGTGATCCGCGAAGCGGCGGCCGAGGCGCTCGACGTCGTCGGCCTGCCCGACGGCGCCTTCGGGCGCCTCGCCGGCGAGCTTTCGGTCTACGAGCGCAAATGCCTGATGCTGGCGACGGCCGTGGCCATGCAGCCGCGCGTGCTCCTGCTCGACGAGCCGGCCTCGAGCCTGACCAAGCCGGAGATCGAGGCCTCGATCGGCCTGATCCGCCGCATCGCCGCTCGCGGCGTCACCATCGTGCTGATCGAGCATGTCCTGACCTTCCTGATGACCCTCTCCCAGCATCTCCTGGTCCTGAACAACGGCCGGGTGCTGGCCGCCGGCGCGCCCGAGGCCGTCATCGCCGACCCGCGCGTGGTCGAAGCCTATCTCGGCACCAGGAGGGCCAGGCCGTGAGCGCCCTGCTCGAGGTCGAGAACCTCAGCGCCGGCTACGGCCGGGTCGGCGTGCTGCACGGGCTGACCCTCGCCGCCGGCCATTTCGGCAATGTCGGCCTGTTCGGCCCGAACGGCCATGGCAAGACCACGCTGCTGCGCGCCGTCTCCGGCCTGCTGCGGCCGACGGGCGGGCGCATCCGCTTCGCCGGCGAGGACATCATCGGCCGGCGCCCGCGCGACATCGTCGCCCTCGGCCTGATCCACGTGCCGCAGGGCAACCGCCTCTTTCCCAACCTCACCATCGGCGAGTGCCTGACCCTCGGCGCCCATTCCCCGCATGCCCGGCCGCACGAGGCGGAGAATCGCGAGAAGGTGCTGAAGATCTTCCCCAAGCTCGGCGAGCGCTGGCGCCAGCGCGTGCGCACCCTTTCCGGCGGCGAGCGGCAGATGGTCTCGATCGGCACGGCGCTGATGAGCCATCCCAGCCTGCTGATCCTCGACGAGCCGACCCTCGGCCTCGCCCCCAAGGTCAAGGACGAGCTCTGCGCCGCGGTGCTCGACATCTCACGCGGCGGCGTGCCGCTGATCGTGGTCGAGCAGGACGTCGAGTTCCTGCTCGAGCTCAGCGGGCACCTCTACCTCGTCAACCACGGCGAGGTCGCCGCCGAGATCAAGCCGGGCGAGAGCATGGATCACGGCGAGATCATGCGCATGTATTTCGGTCACGAGCGGCAGCCATGAGGATGCGCGGATGAGCACGTTCGGCGATATCCTGTTCGGCGGCCTGTTCCAGGGCTCGCTCTACGCCATGATGGCGGTCGGCCTGGCGCTGATCTGGACCACCATCGGCGTGTTCAACTTCGGCCACGGCGTGTTCATGATGCTGGGCGCCTATCTCGCCTGGCAGCTCGCCGCCTGGGGCCTGCCCTTCGCGCTCGCCCTGCCGCTCGCGGTCGCCGCCATGGCGGGCGTCGGCTGGGCCCTGCAGGCGGCGGTGGTGCGCCCGCTGATCGGCCGGCCCAACATCGTGCTCGTCGTCGTCATCACCACCCTCGCCGCCGCCTCGCTGATCGAGAACGGCGCCCTGACGCTGTGGGGGCCGCGCTCCAAGCAGGTGCCGCCGCTGATCGACGGCAATGTCGTCGTCGCCGGCCTCGGCGTCTCCCTGCACCAGATCGCCATCATCGTGGTGACGCCGCTGGTGCTCTGCGCCCTCTGGCTGTTCCTCAACCGCACCCGCCTCGGCCTGGCGCTCCGGGCGGTGGCGCAGAACGAGGATTCGAGCCTGCTGGTCGGCCTCAACGTCACCGCGCTCTACGGCCTGGCCTTCGCCATATCCGCCGCGCTGGCCGGCCTCGCCGGCATCTTCATGGGCGGCTACCGCTTCATGTCGCCGACCATGGGCGGCGATCCCCTGCTCAAGGCGCTGATCGTGGTGGTGTTCGGCGGCCTCTCCTCGATCTCCGGCCCGATCCTCGCGGCCTATCTCATCGGCTTCTTCGAGGCGGCGTGCAGCTATTGGTTCGGCCTCTACTGGACGCCGGCGCTACTGTTCGCCGTGCTGATCCTGACGCTCATGGTCCGTCCGGAGGGCCTGTTCTCCGGCAGCTCGCGAGGCCTGGCCTGATGTCGCCCGCGCCCGGCCGCACCCCCTGGCCGCAGGAGGCCATGGGCCTCGTCGTCGGCTTCGCCCTGCTGGCGCTGCTGCCGCTCGCCCTGGGCGACGCCTATTCGCGCCACGTCCTGATCATGGCCTTCATCTACGGCGTGGTCGCCTCGAACTGGGACCTCAGTCTCGGCTATGGCGGCGTGTTCAACTTCGGCCATCTCGCCCTCTTCGGCATCGGCGTCTATGCCTACGGCCTCCTCACCAAGCTCGCCGGCCTCGACCCCTGGCTGGCGCTCGTCGCCTCCGGCTTCGCCGCCGTGCTGGCCGCGGCCGTGGTGACGATCCCGATCCTTCGGCTCAAGGGCATCTACATCATCCTCGTCACCTTCGGCTTCGCGCAGCTGGTGATGCAGGTGATCCTCAGCCAGTCCGAGCTCACCGGCGGCACCCAGGGCATGGTACGCATCCCCTCGCTCACCATCGGCGAGCACAACATGATCCGCGACGGCAAGCTCGCCTATTTCTACATTGCGCTTGGCCTGCTCGCGGCCAGCACGGTGTTCCTGCGCGTCCTGGTGCGCTCGCGCCTCGGCGCCAGCATCGTCGCCCTGCGCGACAACGAGGAATATGCGGTGAGCCGCGGCATCTCGCTGGCCCGCCAGCGCCTGATCACGCTGGCCGCCAGCGCCTTCTTCACCGGCGTCGCCGGCGCCTTCTACGCCGCCTACCAGCGCAACGCCTCGGTCGACGTGTTCGGCATGAGCCTCGGCACCATTATCCTGTCCATGGTGCTGCTCGGCGGCACCAGCACCATCTACGGCGCCATCCTCGCCTCCTTCGTCCTGACGGTCTTCTCCGAGGTCATGGCCGATTTCGGCCCCTGGCGCCCGATGATCACCGCGCTCGTGATCATCGTGGTGATGCTGGTCTACCCCACCGGCCTCGCCGGCCTGCTGCGCGCGGGCTGGGGGGCGGCGATGCGGCAGGTCTCCACCCGGCCGCGGGGCTGACGAACGGGCATCGTCGCCGGATATGACGGGCCTACGTCGTCGTGC
This window of the Labrys wisconsinensis genome carries:
- a CDS encoding branched-chain amino acid ABC transporter permease, whose protein sequence is MSPAPGRTPWPQEAMGLVVGFALLALLPLALGDAYSRHVLIMAFIYGVVASNWDLSLGYGGVFNFGHLALFGIGVYAYGLLTKLAGLDPWLALVASGFAAVLAAAVVTIPILRLKGIYIILVTFGFAQLVMQVILSQSELTGGTQGMVRIPSLTIGEHNMIRDGKLAYFYIALGLLAASTVFLRVLVRSRLGASIVALRDNEEYAVSRGISLARQRLITLAASAFFTGVAGAFYAAYQRNASVDVFGMSLGTIILSMVLLGGTSTIYGAILASFVLTVFSEVMADFGPWRPMITALVIIVVMLVYPTGLAGLLRAGWGAAMRQVSTRPRG
- a CDS encoding ABC transporter ATP-binding protein — encoded protein: MALLEIEAVSKAFGSLKAVDDVSFSVGAGEIFGIAGPNGSGKSTLFNIVTGIPFGPDRGRVRLDGTEIQARTGDAIARLGLARTFQRETSFDGLTVFENALIGAGFGKPGRPARVIREAAAEALDVVGLPDGAFGRLAGELSVYERKCLMLATAVAMQPRVLLLDEPASSLTKPEIEASIGLIRRIAARGVTIVLIEHVLTFLMTLSQHLLVLNNGRVLAAGAPEAVIADPRVVEAYLGTRRARP
- a CDS encoding branched-chain amino acid ABC transporter permease, whose amino-acid sequence is MSTFGDILFGGLFQGSLYAMMAVGLALIWTTIGVFNFGHGVFMMLGAYLAWQLAAWGLPFALALPLAVAAMAGVGWALQAAVVRPLIGRPNIVLVVVITTLAAASLIENGALTLWGPRSKQVPPLIDGNVVVAGLGVSLHQIAIIVVTPLVLCALWLFLNRTRLGLALRAVAQNEDSSLLVGLNVTALYGLAFAISAALAGLAGIFMGGYRFMSPTMGGDPLLKALIVVVFGGLSSISGPILAAYLIGFFEAACSYWFGLYWTPALLFAVLILTLMVRPEGLFSGSSRGLA
- a CDS encoding ABC transporter ATP-binding protein, with the translated sequence MSALLEVENLSAGYGRVGVLHGLTLAAGHFGNVGLFGPNGHGKTTLLRAVSGLLRPTGGRIRFAGEDIIGRRPRDIVALGLIHVPQGNRLFPNLTIGECLTLGAHSPHARPHEAENREKVLKIFPKLGERWRQRVRTLSGGERQMVSIGTALMSHPSLLILDEPTLGLAPKVKDELCAAVLDISRGGVPLIVVEQDVEFLLELSGHLYLVNHGEVAAEIKPGESMDHGEIMRMYFGHERQP